Genomic DNA from Rhinatrema bivittatum unplaced genomic scaffold, aRhiBiv1.1, whole genome shotgun sequence:
tcagtagcatcttagcctgcAGTGAAAACCTAATCTGAGCCAAATACATCCTTCAGAGATAACATCAGGCATCCTCTAAGGAGTTCCTCTGCCTTCTCTCTGCATGCTTGTCACTTTATTTgttgccctttgcccctcattttggagccttggggtgctcTTTCCACCTCTTATGATGCTTTAGTTTCTTCCTGCCACTCTATCAGTTGCTTTCACCCTCTATCAGTCCCTAGAGGGATTTTCTGCCTCTTCTGGTTCTTTCTTCCATCTTCATTGTACTGTAGCTATTTATACCACACATGGTGCCATTTTGCCCTTCTCATATAGCCTTGGAGGGTTCATACCAAACTTGTTGCTACACTCTTTTGAGGCCCACTCTAGTtatcttctttcttggttatactggggtgctGTGTCCCCAGATCAGAATGAGATGGTCAAATAATACAAGTTTCTCTTCCGAAGACATCTATTTTAGTCTTTCATTTTCGTCTTTCCTTCcagtcccagcctggttctcTTCTCATACCCTGCTTGTTTGTTGATGATACTAGGGTGGTTTATCCACAAAAACCCTCAGTCAATAGGAAGAAatacaaacagaacagaaaacataGAAGACATATTCTGAGTGTGGTTAGAGTTTGTCAGACAGATTTAATTTATACAAAACCAGACAATCAGCATATAGAACAGACAACTACAGAATATGGCAAATGGTTTCTGAATGGGGAACCCGCACCACTTTCCAGGAAAACCACACTACAATTATTTGAGAAATCATTTAGATGTCCTGCTTGTGATAACGTGCTCGATTCACAAGACAATCACTATTCCACTCAGCAGCTAGATCAAGTTCCAGCAGAGAATGTAATCAAAGCTTATTTCTAGAAAACGATACTTATCCCATTCATTTTCAGGTACTGAATATGACAATTAGTAAATGTGCTTGAACAGAGTGAcgggcatctcccatgccactctgccttactgctATGCCCCTCATGCTACACCTTCGGGGACTTTGTGCCATTcggccttgctgccatgcccagATGTTACACCCTGGGGTTCTTCCTGTCACTGATCCTTCCTGTTATACTCCAGCTCTTGCAGcttgaggtgttcttgccagACTTGGGGCTGCTGTGCACCTCTGTTGTTCTTTTGAAATCTTGATGCCATTCTTTCTGACTTTTGGTCCCTTTAGCAgtgccttgggatttttcctcccactttttctgcttcattccccttcatggtgctttagggtgctgatgccacttttggtgccactctGCCTCTCGTTATGCCATCAAAAGTTCATGTCACTATTACTGGGGTCCCCTTTTGGCACCTTGGGGCTtccttcctcctcttgctgcttcgTTGCTGCTCTcacggtgccttggagaactcctgccagtgATGGTACCCCCTTTGCCCCTCTGCAGAGccttaggctatttatgccacttttggtgccactttgccacagtctaaatacTTTGCAGTTCTTTTCACCTTCTGATAATTTCTTCCTCCaagtttcatgagaattgataagaaaaccactttTCTGGAGCCCAAAAAGGATTGCAGTGCATCACCTATTGATTTTAATGAGAAACGAATGAACAAATGAAAcgcatatttttttgttttgaaactaatgaaacaaatttgggtcccaatGAAATTAATGAACGAACTGAAAGTAATATTTTTCTTGTGGGAGGGTGGGAATCAAACCAGCTACCCAGAAATGTGTACTTTTACTTCATATCAAATAAGTGacttttgcaaactcacaattcttACAAAGGCAAACAAATACTTTTACCAGCTCACAGAATTAAACAAAGTCTTATTTTCTACCTACACAGACAATTCtatggcaaacaaatactaacatTAAAACTTGCACATAATTTAAACAGCCAGTAATAATTTAATCCtccaacaattttttttctcaataTTTAAGTGCctttcccagcaagtccaacTTACCACCTGCAGATGAAGGTTCTGCTTTCAGCACTCCCTCTGGTCCCAGACTGAGCCTACAGGAATAGAACCAGGACTACAGATCCCACAAGCCCAGTTACAGAACAGAATATGAACAGCAGGATACAAGAGGCCTGATATTCCTCCATAGCAGTCATTACCCCTGTGACATATTTAGCCATGCACAAATACACTGGGGAGATTGCAGCTTGTCTGCATACTTCTGGCTGTCTCACTTATGGACTCCTGAGGACACAGAGACCACCTGGCTAGCTACATATTGTGAAttccagaaaataatttttctcttctctttggtCCTTGAGGCTCCATGACATTAACGTTTTCTGATGCAAATCCTCACCAAACTTATTCCCCTTTCTCTATATTCTCAATCTCGCCAACAATTCTGTCTTCTGCCCTGTCCACTGCTTTTCAACTTTTTCCTTCTCTTCATTGTTATCATCTCTCACCCTGAGAGCATTTCATTCTTGTCAATGTCATCACATCTCAACTTCTCTTCTATCCTCTCTTCTACTTTTCCTCTCAGCTGGGAGTATCAGTTTCATCCCTGGCCCTTTATGGTAACTTTCATCTTATCTGGGCACTCGCCTTTTGGTTGATCTTCACTCGCTCCTAGTGTCCCTTCATATTCAATTCAAAATAGGAATCCTTACCTTCAAAGCTTTGTGTTGGGGCACACTGTCTTACCTTGCTTCTGTCATTTTCCCCTGTCTACCTTCTCGTCCATTGCGGTCATTAAAGCAAGAGCTTTTAGTGCTGCCCTCTATTAGAAGCATTTGTTTTGAGAGTTTAAGAGCAATCTGTTTTTCCTAAATATCCCCTTGCTTTTGGAACTCTTTGCCATTCAATATTCGTCTTGAGAAAGAGTTCTTGAAATTTAGGAAGGCACTCAAGCTCACCTGTTTGTAGTAGCCTTCCCTTACCTGAGTGCtacttgattttaatttctttgctttgcttgttctttatttttatattctgctctaCCGTTTTGAGTCTCATTGTTTTAtccattttatattgtattttatttatattgatcttggtgttttattttattcatttaaattgttttattgcattgtgatttttatattttaaactagttttattttgatatgttttatgttatattttttcttgtttttacttGTTAGccttgttcataagaacataagatatgccatactggattagaccaagggtccatcaagcccagtatcctgtctccagtggccaatccaagtcacaagtgcccaaacattaaatagatcccatgctactgagctagcaacaagcagtggctattccctattgattaatagcagttcctCCAGGAactatctaaaccttttttaaacccagctacactaactgccctaaccacttaagacatgccatactgggtcagaccaagggtccatcaagcccagcatcctgtttccaattcaagtcacaagtacctggcaggtacccaaatattaaatagatcccaagctactattccttattgattaatagcagtttatggacttctccaggaacttatccaaaccttttttaaactcagttacactaactgccataaccacatcctctggcaatgaatttcagagcttaattatgtgttgagtgaaaaataattttctctgatttgttttaaatgagctacatcttaacttcatggagtgccccctcgttcttttattgtctgagagagtaaataaccaatttagatttaactgttcaagtcctttcatgattttgtagacctctatcatatcccccctcagctgtctcttctccaaattgaacagcccctaacctctttagcctttcctcataggggagcagttccatcccctttatcattttggttcagattttatttgtacattgctttgtttTACCAATGTAATTAATTGCGATTAATCAAGTAGTGACAAACATAAACATCAACTCGCTTCCTCTCCAAGCTTATCATATCAtatcaactctttgtgcttcatttactattttttcttttacgttttctgttaagtaaccttttttcaagttcctaccttatgcctttgttaacaattttattataaatgttctctgtatttgactatggaaatatttttcctgctttttctgttttatgtaaaccggtatgatttgcattttaatgtaagaatgtcggtatataaaaattataaataaataaataaatatccccgtTTTCTCCCTCTATCGTTTTCTATAAAGAATATACACTTTGTTTCCAACAAGTTTGTTTACATTCATGACCTCTctatctctcattctctccatcttctcacTTTTAGATTTTGTGACAATTGTAGAGCAGTGATTATGGAATCAGAAATATTTGCATGGTCACTAATAcctgattgttttcttttttcaccaGCAAGTGATGTGATCACACAGAATAtaaaggaggaggggaagaatgGAAAAGAATATCCTGTGGAAGTAGGACTGATCCCAAGACACTCAGGAAATGACTTTGAGAATATTTCTCAGGGGGCGGACAGGAAAAACACAAGGAATAGTCTGCAGGAATCAGAGAAGAAGTTGAGAGACACTGCAGGAGATTCACCGGATGGAGTCACtgagtgtgagagggagagcACAGTCATCCCTGTGCATAAGAGACACCTGAGAGCAGAGAAATCCTTCCAGAGTAATAACAATGATCAAATGACTGCAGACCTCAaccagagggaggggaaagggaagaaatcctttTTGTGTGACTCCTGTGGGAAAAGCTTTGGTAAGAAATCACATTTAATATTGCACCAGAAATCCCACATAATCAAACCACCATTTCTATgcaataaatatgagaaaaatatcAGTCAGGGGAACAATCTAAATATCCCCCTAAGAACACATAGAAGAGAGAAACCCTTTCCATGCACGGAATGCAGCAAAAGCTTTGTGTACAAGGATGCTCTAAGAcaacataaaataatacatacGAGTGAGAGGCCATTCTCATGTTCTCAATGTACAAAAAGCTTTTTTAGTAAGTATTTGTTAATATCACATCAGAAAATCTGCATAGAGAAGAAACCATTCTCATGTTccaaatgtggaaaatgtttcagtaGAAAGACAGACCTATCacaacatcagaaaatccacaccaGAGAGAAAAATTTCTCAtgcactgaatgtggtaaaagtttcaatACCAAGATCGATCTCTCACAACACCAGAAAGTCCAcagaggagagagaccattttcatgtactgagtgtgggaaaagcttcattaGTAAGTATATACTAATCATGCACCAGAAAATGCACATAAGAGGGAGaccattcttatgttctaaatgtggtaaaagctttattCGGAAGGATTTGCTAATATCTCACAAGAAAATCCACATGggagagagaccatttacatgtactgattGTGGGAAAAGTTTCAGTAGAAAGACAAATCTCTCACAACATCAGAAATTGCACACAGAAGAGAAATGTTTctcatgcactgaatgcagtaaAAGTTTCACTATGAAGACAGACCTCtcacaacaccagaaaatccacacaagaATGataccattctcatgtactgaatgtggaaaatgtttcagtaGAAAGGCAAGCCTCTCGCAACATCAGAAAATGCACACAGGAGAGAAAAATTTctcatgcactgaatgcagtaaATGTTTTACTACGAAGACAAACCTCTCAcgacaccagaaaatccacacaggagagagatcaTTCTCATGTACTGAGTGTAGGAAAAGCTTTATTAGTAAGAATATACTAATCtggcaccagaaaatccacacagcaaAGAGAGCATTTACATGTGCTGAGTGTGGGAAAAGCTGCATTACTAAGCATATACTAATTttgcaccagaaaatccacacaggagagagaccatttacatgttctgaatgtggaaaatgtttcagtaGAAAGACAAACCTCTCACgacatcagaaaatccatacaggagagaaaaatttctcatgcactgaatgcagtaaAAGTTTCACTATGAAGACATACCTCTCACAACACCAGAAAatacacacaggagagaaaccattttcatgtactgagtgtgggaaaagcttcattaCTAAGAATCTACTAACCttgcaccagagaatccacacaggagagaaaccattctCATGTTctaaatgtggtaaaagctttaatcAGAAGAATATATTAATatctcaccagaaaatccacacacgagagagaccattctcatgtactaaatgtggaaaatgttttattaGGAAGACATGCCTTTCACAACACCTGAAAATCCATACAGGAGAGAGGCCATttatatgtactgagtgtgggAAAGGCTTCATTACTAAATATATACTAAACTtacatcagaaaatccacacaggagagaggccatttatatgtactgagtgtgggAAAGGCTTCATTACTAATTATATACTAACCttgcatcagaaaatccacacaggggagagaccattctcatgtagtaaatgtggaaaatgttttattaGGAAGACATACCTCTCTGATCAcgagaaaatccacacaggagagagaccattctcatgtactaaaTGTGGAAAAAGTTTCAATAGGAAAACCAATCTCTCACGACATGAGATAATCCACACAGGCAACAAacaatttacatgtactgagtgtgggaaaagctttctgCAGAAGGCAACGCTTAGAGGACATCAAAAGACACACACTGgtgagagaccattctcatgttctgaatgtgagaaaCGTTTCATTAGTAAGTATACATTAATAtctcaccagagaatccacacaggtgagcgaAAGTTCTCCTGTGCTAAATGTGGAAAACGTTTTATTGGGAAGACAAATCTCTCACGACatgagaaaatccacacaggcaccaaaagcaggagaaaggggagacaaaaggggaattggattcagacaataaccaatgctgggccctgacttttatggtccggggtactgatatgcagacattagagaaaaagtgcaggactgcttctatggccaagtctaaaagcaaagcacattcaagcagcagcattataTGAATTATGAAAAAAgctgctcactctgtaaaaatgttgctagcagtaattttgttgtgggtttgacagttgcttggttttaatttttaatattactacccttaacatggagtggcagttactctccttaacagaaacatgggagtaacctgcacagaccaGCAGTTGTTACCCCTAACAGACACATGTGGGTAAACTGAATGGagaggcagttattacccttaacagaaacatggggataacatGCACAGatcggcagttactatccttaacagaaacatggaggtaacctgcacagagcgacagttactactcttaacagaaacatgggggtcaTCTGcccagagcaacagttactaaccgtaacagaaacatggtgctaacctgcatgaagcagcagttactaccataggaagcttgatgggcagactggttggactgtttggtctttttctgccatcattactatgttatgttgctatgttattatattgttttgtttgttgtgaCTTCTCcactattatgaatgttttattgtacccttCCCTGTACTTTGGAGGGGCAggtaataaattattttaaatcaataaatgtTACAGCTCTGAGTGTGGAAAAAGTTTCCTTCAGAAGGCAAAGCTGAAGTGTCACCAGCAAATATACACTGGTGAAAGACAATTTTCCTGTTCTGAATGTGAAAAAAAGTTTCATTATGTAAGATAGGTTAATatctcaccagaaaatccactcagGAGAGAAACTGTTTTCATGAAGAGattgtaataaaagcttccttaTAAAGAGCAGTATGAAAGCAAATAAGCCTCCTTCTGAGTCCTTAAGCTAGGACAATTATTCCAGGAAATGGAGGGAATGACTGAAGTTCCACCATTACACAAAGGGAAagaagaacatatgaacataacataaaatttgccatactgggtcagaccaagggtccatcaagcccagcatcctgtttccaacagtggccaatccaagtcacatgtacctggtaagtacccaaacattatttatttttatttatttatttgcttttatataccaacatttgttggagtacatcacatttgttcacattataacagttggaatagtatgacaggggtgtcttactatttataca
This window encodes:
- the LOC115081585 gene encoding oocyte zinc finger protein XlCOF6-like, translating into MKENYEILISLASDVITQNIKEEGKNGKEYPVEVGLIPRHSGNDFENISQGADRKNTRNSLQESEKKLRDTAGDSPDGVTECERESTVIPVHKRHLRAEKSFQSNNNDQMTADLNQREGKGKKSFLCDSCGKSFGKKSHLILHQKSHIIKPPFLCNKYEKNISQGNNLNIPLRTHRREKPFPCTECSKSFVYKDALRQHKIIHTSERPFSCSQCTKSFFSKYLLISHQKICIEKKPFSCSKCGKCFSRKTDLSQHQKIHTREKNFSCTECGKSFNTKIDLSQHQKVHRGERPFSCTECGKSFISKYILIMHQKMHIRGRPFLCSKCGKSFIRKDLLISHKKIHMGERPFTCTDCGKSFSRKTNLSQHQKLHTEEKCFSCTECSKSFTMKTDLSQHQKIHTRMIPFSCTECGKCFSRKASLSQHQKMHTGEKNFSCTECSKCFTTKTNLSRHQKIHTGERSFSCTECRKSFISKNILIWHQKIHTAKRAFTCAECGKSCITKHILILHQKIHTGERPFTCSECGKCFSRKTNLSRHQKIHTGEKNFSCTECSKSFTMKTYLSQHQKIHTGEKPFSCTECGKSFITKNLLTLHQRIHTGEKPFSCSKCGKSFNQKNILISHQKIHTRERPFSCTKCGKCFIRKTCLSQHLKIHTGERPFICTECGKGFITKYILNLHQKIHTGERPFICTECGKGFITNYILTLHQKIHTGERPFSCSKCGKCFIRKTYLSDHEKIHTGERPFSCTKCGKSFNRKTNLSRHEIIHTGNKQFTCTECGKSFLQKATLRGHQKTHTGERPFSCSECEKRFISKYTLISHQRIHTGERKFSCAKCGKRFIGKTNLSRHEKIHTGTKSRRKGRQKGNWIQTITNAGP